A region from the Achromobacter seleniivolatilans genome encodes:
- a CDS encoding MFS transporter gives MLLPILLLSAAGFTILTTEFLIVGLLPGLARDLHVTVSQAGLLVSLFAFTVAATGPLLTALMANIERKRLFIGVLLLFGVSNAVAAMAPNIWVMAIARFVPALALPVFWSLASATAVELVGPARAGRAISMVAFGIVAATVFGIPIGVLISDAFGWRAAFWVLSGVAFAKALLLLITFPSTRIRANSVKLVTQLRILRNPIVLGHVMLSLLVFTGMFTAYTYLADMLERLAGFNGQIVGWTMMAFGAVGLIGNTLGGRMVDRSPLGATALFSSLMAAGLAFVAPVMQSHGLLAVALGIWGIAQAALFIVCHVRLMKAAPEAPAFAASLNISGANIGIGVGAVVGGHVIDNYGLASLGLAAAVIVAVSVALAFLLMAATRPRQQTKTACASAA, from the coding sequence ATGCTTTTGCCCATCCTGTTACTTTCCGCCGCTGGCTTTACCATCTTGACGACCGAATTCCTGATCGTCGGCTTGCTGCCCGGCTTGGCCCGCGACCTGCATGTCACCGTGTCCCAGGCTGGCTTGCTGGTGTCGCTCTTCGCGTTCACCGTAGCCGCAACCGGGCCTCTATTGACCGCACTGATGGCCAATATCGAGCGCAAGCGCCTGTTCATTGGCGTTTTGCTGCTGTTCGGCGTGTCCAATGCCGTGGCAGCGATGGCGCCGAACATCTGGGTCATGGCGATTGCACGCTTTGTTCCGGCACTGGCTCTGCCCGTGTTTTGGTCGCTGGCCAGCGCCACCGCCGTGGAACTAGTCGGGCCGGCGCGTGCGGGCCGCGCCATCTCCATGGTCGCCTTCGGCATCGTTGCAGCCACCGTGTTCGGCATTCCCATTGGCGTATTGATCTCGGACGCTTTCGGGTGGCGCGCCGCCTTCTGGGTTCTATCGGGCGTGGCCTTCGCGAAAGCTCTGCTGCTGCTGATCACCTTTCCAAGCACCCGTATCCGCGCCAACAGCGTCAAACTGGTTACGCAACTGCGTATCCTGCGCAATCCGATCGTGCTGGGTCATGTGATGCTGTCCCTGCTGGTCTTTACCGGCATGTTCACCGCGTATACCTATCTGGCGGACATGCTGGAACGCTTGGCCGGTTTTAACGGCCAGATTGTTGGCTGGACCATGATGGCCTTTGGCGCCGTGGGACTGATCGGCAACACGCTGGGCGGCCGCATGGTCGACCGCAGCCCGCTGGGCGCGACTGCCCTGTTCTCGTCGTTGATGGCAGCGGGACTGGCCTTCGTGGCGCCCGTGATGCAATCCCATGGTTTGCTGGCTGTAGCGTTGGGAATCTGGGGCATTGCGCAAGCCGCGCTATTCATTGTTTGCCACGTGCGACTGATGAAGGCGGCCCCGGAAGCGCCCGCATTTGCCGCCTCGCTGAACATTTCAGGCGCCAATATCGGTATCGGCGTAGGTGCGGTGGTTGGCGGTCATGTCATCGACAACTACGGATTGGCGTCGCTGGGCTTGGCCGCAGCCGTAATTGTGGCGGTTTCGGTTGCCTTGGCCTTCCTGCTAATGGCCGCAACGCGGCCGCGCCAGCAGACCAAAACTGCCTGCGCCAGCGCCGCCTGA
- a CDS encoding DUF5339 family protein — protein MKKILAALALTCLSTATFAADLAPSCVEYFKQIDTFLGSNPQAEALKPQYDAMKKQMADMPVATQDAACKQAADAMKQALANAPVQK, from the coding sequence ATGAAAAAAATCCTGGCTGCCTTGGCCCTGACTTGCCTCTCCACTGCCACTTTTGCGGCTGACCTGGCGCCCTCTTGTGTGGAGTACTTCAAGCAAATCGATACCTTCCTTGGTTCGAACCCGCAGGCAGAAGCTCTGAAGCCGCAATATGACGCCATGAAAAAACAGATGGCGGATATGCCAGTCGCGACTCAAGATGCTGCATGCAAACAAGCAGCAGACGCAATGAAGCAAGCACTGGCAAACGCACCGGTCCAGAAGTAG
- the wecB gene encoding non-hydrolyzing UDP-N-acetylglucosamine 2-epimerase, translated as MKVLSIFGTRPEAIKMAPLVHALQRDPQIQSVVCVTGQHREMLDQVLALFDLNAQHDLDIMVPNQTLNGLYARLISRVDGVLEAEQPDCVLVHGDTSTASACALASFHRRVRIGHVEAGLRTGNLAMPFPEEMNRRVVDAVGDWLFAPTSESRANLMRENLAGQITVTGNTVIDALAMTCAKLEPGSALARQLDARYDWLDTSRRLLLVTGHRRESFGDGFKNICAALATLARRDDLQIVYPVHLNPQVRNVVMTELAGLPNVHLIDPLDYLDFVWFMQRAYLILTDSGGVQEEAPYLGKPVLVMRDVTERPEAVRAGTVALVGTDTQRITIEVNRLLDDPGLHQSFSRRINPYGDGRASLRIVDTLCGRAVSEFDPYGSASPSPA; from the coding sequence ATGAAAGTCCTTTCCATATTCGGGACCCGTCCTGAAGCCATCAAAATGGCGCCTTTGGTCCATGCGCTGCAGCGCGACCCGCAGATTCAAAGCGTGGTCTGCGTGACGGGGCAACATCGGGAAATGCTGGATCAGGTATTGGCGCTGTTCGACCTGAATGCACAGCACGACCTGGACATCATGGTGCCGAACCAGACATTGAATGGTCTGTACGCCCGGCTGATCAGCCGGGTGGACGGCGTTCTGGAAGCCGAGCAGCCCGATTGCGTCCTGGTGCACGGCGATACCAGCACCGCTTCTGCTTGCGCGCTCGCGTCGTTTCATCGGCGTGTACGGATCGGCCATGTCGAGGCAGGATTGCGTACTGGCAATCTGGCCATGCCGTTTCCCGAAGAAATGAACCGCCGCGTGGTGGATGCTGTCGGCGATTGGCTGTTCGCTCCGACATCGGAATCGCGCGCCAATCTTATGCGTGAAAATCTGGCTGGCCAGATTACGGTGACCGGCAATACGGTGATCGACGCGCTGGCGATGACCTGCGCGAAACTCGAGCCCGGCAGTGCGCTCGCACGCCAATTGGATGCGCGATACGACTGGCTGGATACATCGCGGCGATTGCTGCTGGTGACCGGCCATCGGCGCGAGAGCTTTGGCGACGGCTTCAAGAACATTTGCGCGGCGCTTGCCACCTTGGCGCGACGCGACGACTTGCAGATCGTGTATCCCGTGCATCTGAACCCGCAAGTGCGCAATGTGGTGATGACCGAGCTGGCCGGTTTGCCCAACGTACATCTGATTGATCCGCTGGATTACCTGGACTTTGTCTGGTTCATGCAGCGTGCGTATTTGATTCTGACCGATTCAGGCGGGGTGCAGGAAGAAGCGCCCTATCTGGGCAAGCCCGTGCTGGTGATGCGCGATGTCACTGAGCGCCCGGAAGCCGTGCGCGCAGGGACGGTGGCGCTCGTTGGCACCGATACGCAGCGCATCACCATTGAAGTGAATCGTTTGTTGGACGACCCAGGTCTCCACCAGTCCTTTTCGCGGCGCATCAATCCTTACGGCGATGGCCGCGCCAGCCTGCGCATCGTGGACACGCTGTGCGGCCGCGCTGTGTCGGAATTCGATCCCTACGGATCAGCGTCCCCTTCGCCCGCCTGA
- a CDS encoding cellulose biosynthesis cyclic di-GMP-binding regulatory protein BcsB: MPHPSPYSPVARTLCRALMAAGLLLPMGVMASPAGDALRHLQGDDWVTRNTTLQDLGITEPVVLSSSDARQEFYLPVPRGVPISDATLNFDAKYTKGEPGRTSMVLWVDGVPQAAQRIADGDGSVARTLNVEQRNRATGFLRLGVDWQSEIALRHCESNRATANALTISPQTRLSYRYDASAIGNLDDAWGTLPGRPVLMVAGAKLDQQAFDSAWRIGVAMERTGKRVAVKGFPSVGDEVDTRGLQVPPGLGQIPAFAALSNSEKHKLASPAEIGALLVMGAPAVTGDVVISDASLRAKYNEALDALKAQLAADTDAADAFKAWRQQRMPLANADVPSKDIRLVSLGRQAVIAVAADAGAQGAGAFDTAWRRILVTRQVNVKAAMPPQTFLDGGLRLTTLGGTADSFDVVARGDWNTTFPLASVSADGQMPDELVMDLAAAPGASTTRPVASVFWNGILLAAKQLDATGKPERLTARVPGYALGVTNAVRVTFQRQPVSVDCNEIPQGYPVNVLPTSYVKPGKAQPDGTFVGLLPLLASTPQLIIPDTYLADAPDNIKRVIGIASASGVSATRAELAVTPAGQAVKPNRPFLAMEVAVDGAKPLVQVTDRKQLRVAGKDTAWLDVTGLDHLSTAEVVSAGGQDGLLWHTLGEHPATLDAPFVLNRGNVAIIGAAGPLAWIDSANPDASHPPGAGESAFFEWRRYISWSVPAISIGMLVLILILIVALRVNRRKNKDTK, from the coding sequence ATGCCCCACCCCTCCCCCTATTCGCCCGTTGCCCGCACGTTGTGCCGCGCCCTGATGGCCGCCGGCCTGCTGCTCCCGATGGGCGTTATGGCCAGTCCTGCTGGCGATGCGCTACGGCACTTGCAAGGCGACGACTGGGTAACACGCAACACCACGCTGCAAGATCTGGGCATCACGGAACCTGTCGTGTTGAGCAGTAGCGATGCACGCCAGGAGTTCTATCTGCCGGTACCTCGGGGCGTGCCCATCTCCGATGCGACCCTGAACTTCGACGCCAAGTACACCAAGGGCGAACCGGGCCGGACCAGCATGGTGCTGTGGGTGGACGGGGTGCCACAAGCGGCGCAACGCATCGCCGATGGCGACGGCTCCGTGGCCCGCACGCTGAATGTCGAACAGCGCAACCGCGCTACGGGATTTCTGCGGTTGGGGGTGGATTGGCAGTCGGAAATCGCGCTGCGGCATTGTGAGAGCAATCGCGCCACGGCCAACGCGCTGACCATATCTCCGCAAACGCGGCTGTCGTACCGCTATGACGCATCGGCCATTGGCAACCTGGATGACGCCTGGGGCACGCTGCCCGGCAGGCCCGTGTTGATGGTGGCGGGCGCCAAGCTGGATCAGCAAGCTTTCGACAGCGCTTGGCGCATCGGTGTGGCCATGGAGCGCACCGGCAAGCGGGTTGCGGTCAAGGGCTTTCCGTCGGTAGGCGACGAGGTTGACACACGCGGACTGCAAGTGCCCCCGGGCCTGGGCCAGATCCCCGCGTTTGCGGCACTGTCGAATAGCGAAAAACACAAGCTGGCCAGCCCCGCGGAAATCGGCGCGCTGCTGGTGATGGGCGCCCCCGCCGTGACCGGAGACGTGGTGATCTCCGACGCATCGCTGCGCGCCAAATACAACGAAGCGCTGGATGCCTTGAAAGCGCAATTGGCGGCAGATACCGATGCCGCCGACGCCTTCAAGGCCTGGCGCCAACAGCGCATGCCTCTGGCAAATGCGGACGTGCCGTCCAAGGATATCCGCTTGGTGTCTTTGGGCCGCCAGGCGGTGATCGCCGTGGCTGCGGATGCGGGCGCTCAAGGCGCAGGGGCCTTTGATACGGCGTGGCGCCGCATTTTGGTCACGCGTCAGGTCAACGTAAAAGCAGCGATGCCGCCGCAGACCTTCCTGGACGGCGGCTTGCGGCTGACCACGTTGGGCGGGACGGCCGACAGCTTTGACGTCGTTGCGCGCGGCGACTGGAACACGACATTCCCGCTGGCATCCGTATCGGCCGACGGTCAGATGCCGGATGAGCTCGTAATGGATCTGGCCGCGGCGCCCGGCGCATCGACCACGCGACCCGTGGCCTCGGTGTTCTGGAACGGCATTCTGCTGGCCGCCAAGCAATTGGATGCCACGGGCAAGCCTGAGCGGCTGACGGCGCGCGTGCCTGGGTATGCGCTGGGTGTCACCAATGCCGTGCGCGTCACGTTCCAGCGTCAGCCGGTCTCCGTCGATTGCAATGAAATTCCCCAGGGTTACCCGGTGAATGTCCTGCCGACCAGCTACGTCAAGCCGGGCAAGGCGCAACCCGATGGCACCTTTGTGGGCCTGCTGCCGCTGCTTGCCAGCACCCCCCAACTGATCATTCCCGATACCTATCTGGCGGATGCGCCCGACAATATCAAGCGTGTGATCGGCATCGCCTCGGCAAGCGGCGTATCGGCAACCCGCGCCGAGCTGGCCGTAACGCCCGCCGGACAAGCCGTCAAACCTAACCGGCCATTCCTGGCGATGGAAGTCGCGGTGGACGGAGCCAAGCCGTTGGTGCAAGTCACCGACCGCAAGCAGTTGCGCGTGGCCGGCAAGGACACGGCCTGGCTGGACGTCACCGGCCTAGACCATCTGAGCACTGCCGAAGTCGTCAGTGCCGGGGGCCAGGACGGTTTGCTGTGGCACACCTTGGGCGAGCATCCAGCCACGCTGGATGCGCCATTCGTGCTGAACCGTGGCAACGTCGCCATCATCGGCGCGGCAGGTCCATTGGCGTGGATTGACAGCGCCAATCCTGACGCCAGCCATCCTCCCGGCGCGGGCGAGAGCGCCTTCTTTGAATGGCGCCGCTATATCTCGTGGAGCGTCCCCGCCATCAGCATTGGCATGCTCGTGCTGATCCTGATTCTGATCGTGGCCTTGCGCGTGAACCGCAGAAAGAACAAGGACACCAAGTAA
- a CDS encoding glycosyl transferase family protein — protein MSSLYWPYFIADYYRGLEIVTAVVGVIILLSSLDDLFIDGWYWLRELRRSLTIKRRYVALSAEQLRAKEEQPLAIMVPAWLEYDVISSMLETMVSTLEYKNYMIFAGTYQNDQRTIDEVERMRRRYRQLVRVEVPHDGPTCKADCLNWIVQAIFAQNEKQPVPFAGVILHDSEDVLHPLELKYYNYLLPRIDFIQLPVTSLERHWYELVAGTYMDEFAEWHTKDLVVRESLSKMVPSAGVGTCFSRHALEVLAAETNNQPFNTDTLTEDYDIGARLAQRGMKQIFGKFRVEYVTRRRSWFGLGPEKISTIRMPLGVREYFPNTFRTAYRQKARWTLGIGLQGWQQVGWTGSLATRYLLFRDRKGLITSFIAILAYVLLANFFIFFLADKFGWWTVYYPSYFKPGGWLVTLMWINAVALLLRVVQRSYFVGRMYGWEHALLSIPRMIVGNFINAMAAARAWRLFIMHLITGRRLAWDKTMHDFPTTDQLSQQRQRLGELLLSWQAIDQATLAQALEIQAREKKPLGKILMEQGWLDERTLTEAIDFQQAGQADSRPPHAEDKPATT, from the coding sequence ATGTCCTCGCTTTACTGGCCCTATTTCATCGCGGATTACTACCGCGGGCTGGAAATCGTGACCGCCGTCGTGGGCGTGATCATCCTGCTGTCGAGTCTGGATGATCTGTTCATCGACGGTTGGTACTGGCTGCGCGAACTGCGGCGGTCGCTGACGATCAAGCGCCGCTACGTCGCGCTGTCTGCGGAACAATTGCGCGCGAAAGAAGAGCAGCCACTGGCCATCATGGTGCCCGCCTGGCTTGAGTACGACGTGATTTCGTCGATGCTTGAGACGATGGTGTCGACGCTTGAATACAAGAATTACATGATCTTTGCTGGCACCTACCAGAATGACCAGCGCACGATCGACGAAGTGGAGCGCATGCGGCGGCGCTATCGCCAACTGGTTCGCGTGGAGGTGCCGCACGATGGGCCGACATGCAAGGCGGACTGCCTGAATTGGATCGTGCAAGCCATCTTTGCGCAGAACGAAAAACAGCCGGTGCCGTTTGCCGGCGTCATTCTGCATGACAGCGAAGACGTGCTGCACCCGCTTGAACTGAAGTACTACAACTATCTGCTGCCCCGCATTGACTTCATCCAGCTGCCTGTCACGTCATTGGAGCGCCACTGGTATGAATTGGTCGCTGGCACCTATATGGATGAATTCGCGGAATGGCACACCAAAGATCTGGTCGTGCGCGAAAGCCTGTCCAAGATGGTTCCATCCGCTGGCGTGGGCACCTGCTTCTCGCGTCACGCGCTGGAAGTGCTGGCGGCGGAAACGAACAACCAGCCGTTCAACACCGACACGCTGACCGAGGATTACGACATCGGCGCGCGTCTGGCCCAGCGCGGCATGAAGCAGATTTTCGGCAAGTTCCGGGTGGAATATGTGACGCGCCGCCGCTCATGGTTCGGCCTGGGTCCAGAGAAAATCTCGACGATCCGAATGCCCTTGGGCGTACGCGAATATTTTCCCAACACCTTTCGCACCGCGTATCGGCAGAAGGCGCGCTGGACGTTGGGGATCGGTCTGCAAGGCTGGCAGCAGGTGGGCTGGACAGGGTCACTCGCGACCCGGTACTTGCTGTTTCGCGACCGCAAGGGCTTGATCACGTCCTTCATTGCGATCCTGGCTTACGTGCTGCTGGCCAACTTCTTTATATTCTTCCTGGCTGATAAATTTGGCTGGTGGACGGTGTATTACCCGTCGTACTTCAAGCCCGGCGGCTGGCTCGTCACGCTGATGTGGATCAACGCCGTTGCACTGCTGCTGCGCGTGGTGCAGCGCTCGTACTTCGTCGGCCGCATGTATGGCTGGGAGCATGCCCTGTTGTCGATACCCCGAATGATCGTCGGCAATTTCATCAATGCGATGGCCGCGGCCCGTGCCTGGCGCTTGTTCATCATGCATCTGATCACCGGCCGGCGCCTGGCCTGGGACAAGACGATGCATGACTTCCCCACCACCGATCAGCTGTCGCAGCAACGCCAGCGCCTGGGTGAACTGCTGTTGTCCTGGCAGGCGATCGACCAGGCGACGCTGGCGCAGGCGCTGGAAATCCAGGCGCGCGAGAAAAAACCATTAGGCAAGATCCTGATGGAGCAAGGATGGCTGGACGAACGCACGCTCACTGAAGCCATCGATTTTCAACAGGCGGGACAGGCAGATAGCCGGCCGCCGCACGCAGAAGATAAACCCGCTACGACATGA